TCCTTGAATGTCATATATCAATAATCGGTGATAGTGATCGGTCACTAGAAGTTTGCCTTTGTCATAAAAAATGTTGAATTGATAAACCTTATTATAATGGTAGACGGGCTTATGTTCATTGAAACCACGGAGTACAATCTTAGTCCAAGATTCTTTTACCCCATACTCGTTCATTAACCAAATCGTACCTGCAGTACACAAGAATATTCCAAGCTTTCCACCAAGATCAAAAAGTTGAATATCATGATCCATAtcaacatgattaagcaaattagggATAGGAACTTCATTGAATTTCTCATCTGCTAAACCAAAAGCAACAATTACTGGTAAATCATCAGAAAGCTTCTTGGCAAACCAATGAAGAATCCCGTTAACAAAAACACCCGGCAATAGCGAATTATTTACTAATATCAAATTATCATCACTAGGAACATCCATCAAGCGCGTCCAAAACTTAGTTCTAAGCCTATAAACATAAAAAAACTTGGTTCTACTTCTAGTCAAAAAATAAATTCTAACAAGCTTGTAATCATCAGTTAACGAATCATAACCAAATCCAAACAAATTATTTAACCTCTCAAAACCTAATTCCGGTATTTGGATTGATTCCTTAGTTGTTGGGTTCAAAACTCTTAGGTTCCAAACAAAATCAAGATAAGAAAGTAATACAAGGCCATTGCAAGAACCACAGACAGTGTAAGAAAAGGATTGAATAGGTAAATCTAATCTAACCTTTGAAACGTGCTTTAGATGGGTATTGAAATTGAATGGGAGCGAATTGAGTAAAGATTTGTCAGATTGGAGAATGAAGTGTTTTTGGTTGAGGGTGTTTTGATGAGTCATGATGAATTTTGGTGATGAAAGTTGAGATAACCAATCTTTCGAAACGCACATGAAACGTGCGACCGATTTGGCCGGAAGACGATATAGGATCTAGGTGATAATTTCCGGTGGAATATTGATGGACAACATTGTTACGGTGTCTTCACACGAATCCAACACCATAATTTATATACAAAATTAGCCATTTCTCCCCTGTatctttattttctgtatttttctTTCTTAAAAACATTTTAAAGTCTCAATTTAATCCTTcactcaaacaaaagttaattgagCCCGTTAAAACTATTGACAGGAGCTATCCACGTAATCTTTAACTATTTAAATTACAAAAATCAATTAACAATTAAAGTCGGTGTAAATTAATTTAGCGGAAGAATTACTTAAAAATCAAATAACTAATTAACAAAGTAGAGAaagtcctctctctctctctctctccagatAAAGAGATTTCTTCTAAGAGGACATACGGCCATTAAGTAGGGGAAAAAAGCGTTTCCATAGAGATTATGCGAATCATGTTGACACTTTGGGTAAAAATGACTACCTATCTGATTATTCAAGAACTAAATGAGATTATGCCAATCGAGTAAATCAAAACCCTAAATTGTGATCAAAGCAAAAATATGTCatagaaaacaaaaatatcgcatAGAGAAGAACATAGTATCACATAAAATCGGTTAACCTGTATATCAATTAACTAACTTTATGCCAAAACCGGCGTGAAATTAAAAATCTAGCTCAAGACAATTCATAAAGATGAAGGCCTAAGACAATTCATGTAATGTAATATCCCATAAAATGAGAACTATAAATTCGTTAATATTTAAAGTTTATGTTTTGAGAtgggtaataaataaaaagttatattttATCCTATATTTAATATGATTAATTTTATCTAAGA
This window of the Rutidosis leptorrhynchoides isolate AG116_Rl617_1_P2 chromosome 7, CSIRO_AGI_Rlap_v1, whole genome shotgun sequence genome carries:
- the LOC139858830 gene encoding F-box/kelch-repeat protein At3g06240-like, coding for MCVSKDWLSQLSSPKFIMTHQNTLNQKHFILQSDKSLLNSLPFNFNTHLKHVSKVRLDLPIQSFSYTVCGSCNGLVLLSYLDFVWNLRVLNPTTKESIQIPELGFERLNNLFGFGYDSLTDDYKLVRIYFLTRSRTKFFYVYRLRTKFWTRLMDVPSDDNLILVNNSLLPGVFVNGILHWFAKKLSDDLPVIVAFGLADEKFNEVPIPNLLNHVDMDHDIQLFDLGGKLGIFLCTAGTIWLMNEYGVKESWTKIVLRGFNEHKPVYHYNKVYQFNIFYDKGKLLVTDHYHRLLIYDIQGRHLSETGEILFDEFEITIKGSYVESLVSPKLNWKSLKVHS